From Papaver somniferum cultivar HN1 unplaced genomic scaffold, ASM357369v1 unplaced-scaffold_99, whole genome shotgun sequence, the proteins below share one genomic window:
- the LOC113346251 gene encoding pentatricopeptide repeat-containing protein At3g23020-like, which yields MIGSIQQINFITLVGSSTQSTLNFRVEPIKKHKERKIPENPIEKRIHRIYRKSQNRKVDDLVKVKIMPTLDNPEKNQYGMVKRKPVGNGKQKAAVEVSKKGNISKETTKFSAKWLSYGGRLPLILQALENEDDLEEALKPWVDSLNNKERSIILKEQLSWERAFEIFQWFKRKGCYELNVIHYNIMLRVLGKAQKWDLVESLWNEMVKRRIVPTNSTYGTLIDVYSKGGLTEKGLLWLEKMKKQGIEPDEVTMGIVVQTYKKAREFEKAEQFFKDWSSGKMVINGRKTTAARKSSFSQSNTCFSSYTFNTLIDTYGKAGHLQEASDTFARMLKEGIVPNTVTFNTLIHICGNNGQLDEVASLMQKMEQLRCPPDTRTYNILISLHTKHDDIYAAMSYFMQMKDVGLVPDPVSYRTLLYAFSIRQMVGESETLVSEMDALGLKIDEFTQSALTRMYIDAGMIERSWSWFERFHLEKEMSLECYSANIDAYGERGYVLEAEKAFICCKGMKTLSVFEYNVMIKAYGIGKKYDKACRLFDDMEKNGVLPDKCSYNSLVQILSGADLPYAARVYLRKMQQVGLVSDCVPYCAVISSFVKAGQLDLAEDLLREMVGFGVQPDVVVFGVLINAFADVGSVTKASGYVDAMRKAGLPGNQVIYNSLIKLYTKVGYLEEAKEMYDLLQSSESGPEAYSSNCMIDLYSERAMVTQAEKIFEDMKQRGDANEFSYVMMLCMYKKIGRLDEAIGIAQRMREMGLLTDLLSYNNVISLYASDGRLKEAVETFREMINSSIQPDDYTFRSLGVVLVKCGVSKDAVSKLEIGRRKDSHSGLHAWVSTLCSIISIDDTRKSCNKAGLVDEFDPFAGNIMRYEVGKCCT from the coding sequence ATGATTGGGAGTATTCAACAGATTAATTTTATTACCCTTGTAGGTTCTTCTACACAAAGTACACTGAATTTTAGAGTTGAACCAATTAAGAAACACAAAGAACGAAAGATTCCTGAAAACCCTATAGAGAAGCGAATTCATAGAATTTATAGGAAATCACAGAATAGAAAAGTCGATGATTTAGTTAAAGTTAAAATTATGCCCACTTTGGATAATCCGGAGAAGAATCAGTATGGGATGGTGAAAAGGAAACCTGTAGGAAATGGAAAACAAAAGGCTGCAGTTGAAGTGAGCAAGAAAGGGAATATTTCAAAGGAAACTACTAAGTTTTCAGCAAAATGGTTATCTTATGGGGGACGTTTACCGTTGATTTTGCAAGCGTTGGAGAATGAGGATGACTTAGAAGAAGCTTTGAAGCCCTGGGTGGATAGTTTGAATAACAAAGAGAGGAGCATTATTCTTAAGGAACAGTTGAGTTGGGAAAGAGCTTTTGAGATTTTTCAATGGTTTAAGAGAAAGGGTTGTTATGAACTAAATGTTATTCACTATAATATCATGCTTAGGGTTCTCGGAAAAGCGCAAAAATGGGATTTGGTGGAGAGCTTGTGGAATGAGATGGTGAAGAGAAGAATAGTCCCGACAAATTCAACTTATGGTACTTTAATTGATGTGTATAGTAAAGGTGGTTTGACAGAAAAGGGGCTTCTTTGGCTGGAAAAGATGAAGAAACAAGGAATAGAGCCCGACGAGGTAACAATGGGGATTGTTGTTCAAACGTACAAGAAAGCAAGGGAGTTCGAAAAGGCTGAGCAGTTCTTTAAAGATTGGTCATCAGGTAAGATGGTTATCAATGGGAGGAAAACTACTGCTGCAAGGAAAAGTTCTTTCTCACAATCTAATACCTGTTTTAGCTCGTACACATTTAATACGTTGATTGACACATATGGGAAGGCCGGACATCTTCAAGAAGCCTCTGATACATTTGCCCGGATGCTAAAAGAAGGAATTGTTCCGAATACGGTGACTTTCAATACACTGATTCATATATGCGGAAATAATGGTCAATTAGATGAAGTTGCATCATTGATGCAGAAGATGGAACAACTTCGATGCCCTCCAGACACACGAACGTATAACATCCTTATTTCTCTGCATACTAAGCATGATGATATTTATGCCGCAATGAGCTATTTTATGCAAATGAAGGATGTTGGTCTGGTCCCCGACCCCGTGAGCTATCGTACTCTCTTGTATGCTTTTTCCATAAGGCAAATGGTTGGGGAGTCTGAAACTCTTGTCTCAGAGATGGATGCTTTGGGTCTTAAGATTGATGAATTTACCCAATCTGCTTTGACTAGAATGTATATTGATGCGGGGATGATAGAGAGATCATGGTCTTGGTTTGAAAGGTTTCATCTTGAGAAAGAAATGAGCTTGGAGTGCTATTCTGCGAATATTGATGCATATGGGGAGCGGGGATACGTTCTTGAGGCTGAGAAAGCTTTTATTTGTTGCAAAGGAATGAAGACATTAAGTGTATTTGAGTACAATGTGATGATCAAGGCTTATGGAATAGGGAAGAAGTATGATAAGGCCTGTCGGCTGTTTGATGATATGGAAAAGAATGGGGTTTTGCCTGATAAATGCAGCTATAATTCTCTTGTACAGATACTATCTGGAGCTGATCTTCCATATGCTGCAAGGGTCTATTTGCGTAAAATGCAGCAGGTCGGATTAGTAAGTGATTGTGTCCCATACTGTGCAGTGATCTCAAGTTTTGTGAAGGCAGGTCAACTAGATCTGGCGGAAGATTTACTCAGAGAGATGGTTGGATTTGGTGTGCAGCCTGATGTTGTTGTTTTTGGCGTCCTGATAAATGCATTCGCTGATGTTGGAAGCGTTACAAAAGCTAGTGGATACGTTGATGCTATGAGAAAAGCCGGTTTACCTGGCAATCAAGTTATTTATAACTCCTTGATCAAGCTATATACGAAGGTGGGATACTTGGAAGAGGCAAAAGAAATGTACGACCTTCTTCAATCATCAGAATCAGGTCCTGAAGCGTACTCGTCTAATTGTATGATTGATCTCTACAGTGAGCGTGCAATGGTTACACAAGCAGAAAAGATATTTGAGGATATGAAACAAAGGGGGGATGCAAATGAGTTCTCATACGTTATGATGCTGTGTATGTACAAGAAAATTGgaagattggatgaagctattGGGATTGCGCAAAGGATGCGTGAAATGGGACTCTTGACTGACTTGTTGAGTTATAATAATGTGATTTCGCTCTACGCATCAGATGGTAGGCTGAAGGAAGCAGTTGAAACTTTTCGGGAGATGATTAATTCGAGCATTCAACCTGATGATTACACGTTCAGATCACTTGGAGTTGTTTTAGTGAAATGTGGAGTATCGAAGGATGCTGTTAGTAAGCTCGAAATAGGTAGGAGGAAAGATTCCCATAGTGGTCTGCATGCTTGGGTGTCAACTCTCTGCTCTATTATAAGTATAGATGATACTCGAAAGTCATGTAATAAGGCAGGATTAGTAGATGAGTTTGACCCTTTTGCAGGAAATATAATGAGATATGAAGTTGGGAAGTGCTGTACTTAG